From a single Aquincola tertiaricarbonis genomic region:
- a CDS encoding porin, whose translation MTRQASALTTLALAALTTLGALPAAAQNSPGTSVTVYGLIDGCLASADLGSERLNAVSSGCLYGSRLGFRGTEDLGGGLQAAFTLESGITIDNGQLAQGGRMFGRKALVSLSGPWGTVEAGRDYAPAFYLVQPIDPMALGIGTASSSLWTGAASTTSARNDNAVNYLSPTWGGVSLRLQATAGEGGSGGARKSQGLNLLYRSGGTLAGLSYARVGDVADDQHDSAFTLGVKQELGRFSVAALAQSGAWEASRTVAAPASTSSVFSRKYRSWLVGGSVRTGSVGKLSLSIKRYDDRTVRNFDFTQVSVNYVHALSKRTDLYAGWSRLGNNSRTSYTVSDATGAYGPVQAGASTSLLAAGIKHVF comes from the coding sequence TTGACTAGACAAGCATCTGCCCTGACCACCCTGGCCCTGGCTGCCCTCACCACGTTGGGCGCCCTGCCCGCAGCGGCGCAGAACTCGCCCGGCACCAGCGTCACCGTGTACGGGCTGATCGACGGCTGCCTGGCCAGCGCCGACCTGGGCAGCGAGCGCCTGAATGCGGTGAGCAGCGGCTGCCTCTACGGCAGCCGGCTGGGCTTCCGCGGCACCGAGGACCTGGGCGGCGGCCTGCAAGCCGCCTTCACGCTGGAGAGCGGCATCACCATCGACAACGGCCAGCTGGCACAGGGCGGGCGCATGTTCGGCCGCAAGGCGCTGGTGTCGTTGTCGGGGCCCTGGGGCACGGTGGAAGCGGGCCGCGACTATGCGCCCGCCTTCTACCTGGTGCAGCCCATCGACCCGATGGCGCTGGGCATCGGCACCGCCAGCAGCAGCCTGTGGACGGGCGCCGCCAGTACCACCTCGGCCCGCAACGACAACGCGGTGAACTACCTGTCGCCCACCTGGGGTGGCGTGTCGCTGCGGCTGCAGGCCACCGCGGGTGAAGGCGGCAGCGGCGGCGCCCGCAAGAGCCAGGGCCTGAACCTGCTGTACCGTAGCGGCGGCACGCTGGCGGGCCTGTCTTACGCCCGGGTGGGCGACGTGGCCGACGACCAGCACGACAGCGCCTTCACGCTGGGCGTGAAGCAGGAGCTGGGGCGCTTCTCGGTGGCGGCGCTGGCGCAATCGGGCGCGTGGGAAGCCTCACGCACCGTGGCAGCGCCGGCCAGCACCAGCAGCGTGTTCAGCCGCAAGTACCGCAGCTGGCTGGTGGGCGGCTCGGTGCGCACCGGCAGCGTTGGCAAGCTGAGCCTGTCCATCAAGCGCTACGACGACCGCACCGTGCGCAACTTCGACTTCACCCAGGTGAGCGTGAACTACGTGCATGCGCTGAGCAAGCGCACCGACCTGTATGCCGGCTGGTCGCGCCTGGGCAACAACAGCCGCACCAGCTACACCGTGTCCGATGCCACCGGCGCCTATGGCCCGGTGCAGGCCGGCGCCAGCACCTCGCTGCTGGCCGCGGGGATCAAGCATGTGTTCTGA
- a CDS encoding Bug family tripartite tricarboxylate transporter substrate binding protein has protein sequence MCSDLQRRRLLQGAAAAAGLAATGWALAAEPWAGNTLRIVVPLAPGGSADAMCRLVGNALGRVLGTTVIVENKPGAGGVTGLAEVVKARPDGSTLGYSLAGALTVAPHIARHMPFDPLKDLAAVTQVVAVPEVLVVHPKTGVRSLGALVAKAKAAPGQLNFGSAGNATVPHLGGELLKREAGIDLVHVPYKGSGPALNDLLAGQVDLMVADVTLVRPHIAAGRLLALAVAGPARLAELPDVPTTAQAGLPGLAISNWHGMVAPAGTPPELLARLQQAVAEALKAPEVAARLDQEGADPVASTPAQFAAFLRGESARSAALVKALGIRWE, from the coding sequence ATGTGTTCTGACCTGCAGCGCCGACGCCTGCTGCAAGGCGCCGCAGCGGCGGCGGGCCTGGCCGCCACAGGCTGGGCCCTGGCCGCCGAGCCCTGGGCGGGCAATACGCTGCGCATCGTGGTGCCGCTGGCGCCGGGTGGCTCGGCCGACGCGATGTGCCGCCTGGTGGGCAACGCGCTGGGCCGGGTGCTGGGCACCACGGTGATCGTGGAGAACAAGCCGGGCGCCGGCGGCGTCACCGGCCTGGCCGAGGTGGTGAAGGCGCGGCCGGATGGCAGCACGCTGGGCTATTCGCTGGCCGGCGCGCTGACGGTGGCGCCGCACATCGCCCGCCACATGCCCTTCGACCCGCTGAAGGACCTGGCCGCGGTGACGCAGGTGGTGGCCGTGCCCGAGGTGCTGGTGGTGCACCCCAAGACCGGCGTGCGCAGCCTGGGCGCGCTGGTGGCCAAGGCCAAGGCCGCGCCGGGGCAGCTCAACTTCGGCTCGGCCGGCAATGCCACCGTGCCGCACCTGGGCGGCGAGCTGCTCAAGCGCGAGGCCGGCATCGACCTGGTGCACGTGCCCTACAAGGGCTCCGGCCCGGCGCTGAACGACCTGCTGGCCGGCCAGGTGGACCTGATGGTGGCCGACGTGACGCTGGTGCGGCCGCACATCGCGGCGGGCCGCCTGCTGGCACTGGCGGTGGCCGGCCCCGCACGCCTGGCCGAGCTGCCCGACGTGCCCACCACGGCCCAGGCCGGCCTGCCCGGCCTGGCCATCAGCAACTGGCACGGCATGGTGGCGCCGGCCGGCACGCCGCCCGAGCTGCTGGCGCGGCTGCAGCAGGCGGTGGCCGAGGCCTTGAAGGCACCCGAAGTGGCCGCCCGGCTGGACCAGGAAGGCGCCGACCCGGTGGCCAGCACGCCGGCGCAGTTCGCGGCCTTCTTGCGGGGCGAGAGCGCGCGCTCGGCGGCGCTGGTCAAGGCCCTGGGTATCCGCTGGGAGTGA
- a CDS encoding LysR substrate-binding domain-containing protein, translating to MPTPPSTNKPTGIQLDIAADLHKWRAFLAIGELGSLTRAALFLDSNQSLLSRQLNALERECGTRLFTRTGRGVELSEVGRRIFPQVKALLADAQQLEREIRGEAHELSGRVTVGLLPSIGSPLVGRLYKEMRTQHPKLGLKILEGSSGQVEEWLADARIDIAILYRYGASLPDHEEALATVDSYLIGPRGDRLTAADELPLTALHELPFILPSAPNGLRTALDAMARQAHITLVPALEADSLPLQKLLVAQERLYTVLPLHAVWQELQEGRLQAARLVNPPLQRSVSMALARQKGPAKAVTAVAAQIVRIVGDMARSGMWHSSQPTAGLPPAA from the coding sequence ATGCCCACGCCGCCTTCCACGAACAAGCCCACCGGCATCCAGCTCGACATCGCCGCCGACCTGCACAAGTGGCGGGCCTTCCTGGCCATCGGCGAGCTGGGCAGCCTGACGCGGGCGGCGCTGTTCCTGGACAGCAACCAGTCGTTGCTGAGCCGCCAGCTCAACGCGCTGGAGCGCGAGTGCGGCACGCGCCTGTTCACCCGCACCGGCCGCGGCGTGGAGCTTTCGGAAGTGGGCCGGCGCATCTTTCCGCAGGTCAAGGCGCTGCTGGCCGATGCCCAGCAGCTGGAACGCGAGATCCGCGGAGAGGCGCATGAACTCAGCGGCCGCGTGACGGTGGGCCTGCTGCCGTCCATCGGCTCGCCGCTGGTGGGGCGGCTGTACAAGGAGATGCGCACCCAGCACCCCAAGCTGGGCCTGAAGATCCTGGAAGGCTCCAGCGGGCAGGTGGAAGAGTGGCTGGCCGATGCGCGCATCGACATCGCCATCCTGTACCGCTACGGCGCCAGCCTGCCCGACCATGAAGAGGCCCTGGCCACAGTGGACAGCTACCTGATCGGCCCGCGGGGCGACCGGCTGACCGCCGCCGACGAGCTGCCGCTGACCGCCCTGCACGAGCTGCCCTTCATCCTGCCCAGCGCGCCCAACGGCCTGCGCACCGCGCTGGATGCGATGGCCCGGCAGGCCCACATCACGCTGGTGCCCGCGCTGGAGGCCGACAGCCTGCCGCTGCAGAAGCTGCTGGTGGCGCAGGAACGGCTGTACACCGTGCTGCCGCTGCATGCGGTGTGGCAGGAGCTGCAGGAAGGCCGGCTGCAGGCCGCGCGCCTGGTCAACCCGCCGCTGCAGCGCAGCGTGAGCATGGCGCTGGCGCGGCAAAAAGGCCCGGCCAAGGCCGTGACCGCGGTGGCCGCGCAGATCGTGCGCATCGTCGGCGACATGGCGCGCAGCGGCATGTGGCACTCCAGCCAGCCGACGGCCGGCTTGCCGCCCGCGGCATAG
- a CDS encoding carboxymuconolactone decarboxylase family protein, translated as MPRISLPHPDTMTPEQRRVHDSIVNGPRGRIQGPLRAALHNPELAERWSALGALLRYGTGLSRRQAELAILVTGRASQSPFEWYAHEIEAEKAGIERPVIDALLQQRLPEGLDETETVIVQVAMELKRLHSITDDTYARALRLLGERTLVELTALVGYYTMVAMTLNAHEIPLPEGVAPAFALPQHEVQA; from the coding sequence ATGCCCCGCATCAGCCTGCCCCACCCCGACACGATGACGCCCGAACAGCGGCGGGTGCATGACAGCATCGTCAACGGCCCGCGCGGCCGCATCCAGGGCCCGCTGCGGGCGGCGCTGCACAACCCTGAGCTGGCCGAGCGCTGGTCGGCGCTGGGCGCGCTGCTGCGCTACGGCACGGGTCTCAGCCGCCGGCAGGCGGAGCTTGCCATCCTGGTGACCGGCCGCGCCAGCCAGTCGCCCTTCGAGTGGTACGCACACGAGATCGAGGCCGAGAAGGCCGGCATCGAACGCCCGGTGATCGATGCGCTGCTGCAGCAGCGCCTGCCCGAAGGCCTGGACGAGACCGAGACGGTGATCGTGCAGGTGGCGATGGAACTCAAGCGTCTGCACTCCATCACCGACGACACCTATGCCCGCGCGCTGCGGCTGCTGGGCGAGCGCACGCTGGTGGAGCTGACCGCGCTGGTGGGCTACTACACCATGGTGGCCATGACCTTGAACGCACACGAGATTCCGCTGCCCGAAGGCGTGGCACCGGCCTTTGCGCTGCCGCAGCACGAGGTGCAGGCATGA
- a CDS encoding amidohydrolase family protein: protein MTATAPALTGWDCHAHLFGPYARYPLAADRSYTPPEAPQADYAALLQRLGLGHGVLVHPSAYGTDLSLLLETLAERPAWRGVIVTRPGELPTLRGLRARGVRAARFSHRSGAGGNFAGSASLADLQALAPALADAGLHAELWTDTDALPAIADTIRALPLPVVIDHMGGFDLQAGPQAPGFQALRQLLAEGRVHVKLCVYRNLPGQALTPESGQAALPFLQALLQANPQQLLWGSDWPHLRVQPVPDAAALLQWLKHGVGDEARLRAILQDNPQRLYG, encoded by the coding sequence ATGACGGCCACCGCCCCGGCGCTGACGGGCTGGGACTGCCACGCCCACCTCTTCGGCCCCTATGCCCGCTACCCGCTGGCGGCCGACCGCAGCTACACCCCGCCCGAGGCACCGCAGGCCGACTATGCGGCGCTGCTGCAGCGCCTGGGCCTGGGCCATGGCGTGCTGGTGCACCCCAGCGCCTATGGCACCGACCTCTCATTGCTGCTGGAGACGCTGGCCGAACGGCCGGCCTGGCGCGGCGTGATCGTCACCCGCCCCGGCGAGCTGCCCACGCTGCGAGGCCTGCGGGCGCGGGGCGTACGCGCGGCGCGCTTCAGCCACCGCAGCGGCGCGGGCGGCAACTTTGCCGGCAGTGCCAGCCTGGCCGACCTGCAGGCCCTGGCCCCCGCGCTGGCCGATGCCGGCCTGCATGCCGAGCTGTGGACCGACACCGACGCCCTGCCCGCCATCGCCGACACGATCCGCGCGCTGCCGCTGCCGGTGGTCATCGACCACATGGGCGGCTTCGACCTGCAGGCCGGCCCGCAGGCGCCGGGCTTCCAGGCGCTGCGCCAGCTGCTGGCCGAAGGCCGGGTGCATGTGAAGCTGTGCGTCTACCGCAACCTGCCCGGCCAGGCCCTGACGCCCGAGAGCGGCCAGGCCGCCCTGCCCTTCCTGCAGGCCCTGCTGCAGGCCAACCCACAGCAGCTGCTGTGGGGCAGCGACTGGCCCCACCTGCGCGTGCAGCCGGTGCCGGACGCGGCAGCCCTGCTGCAGTGGCTGAAGCACGGCGTGGGCGACGAGGCGCGGCTGCGGGCCATCCTGCAAGACAACCCGCAGCGGCTGTACGGCTGA
- the mgtA gene encoding magnesium-translocating P-type ATPase, giving the protein MAIATLQALFAGFIHSRGIGRHFRRLLMLEGLREASRGQALPPALGPTLARAATEPPAALLARLGSQADGLSASQAEAIRERVGPNVVEQDKAPPWWLHLWHCYRTPFDLLLTLLAIVSYVTEDMKATTVIGSMVVLSVAIRFVQERKSNKAADQLKAMVSNTATVLRQAKVELPIAELVPGDVLLLSAGDMIPADCRLLSAKDLFVAQAAMTGESLPVEKFAAHRGTDTANPLDLENIVFMGTNVVSGSATAVVVGTGGTTYFGALAQRVTATDRTVTQFQAGVNQVAWLLIRFMFVMAPLVLFINGFTKGDWTEAFLFAMSIAVGLTPEMLPMIVTSTLAKGAVLLSRRKVIVKRLDAIQNFGAMDVLCTDKTGTLTQDRIFLSRHTDIWGDDSDEVLEAAYLNSHYQTGLKNLLDVAVLEHTEVARALAPAANFRKVDEIPFDFQRRRMSVVVAENDDHHRLICKGAVEEILDVCQQARHGSVDEPLTDELLARVRRVTAALNDDGLRVVAVAAKDLPPTQQAYGVADESGLTLIGYVAFLDPPKSSTRPALQALADHGVKVKVLTGDNERVTAKICREVGLHDEATVLGSDVERMSDAELAQAVEAHAIFAKLTPAHKERIVRTLKANGHVVGFMGDGINDAPALRAADIGISVDSAVDIAKEAADIILLEKSLMVLEEGVVEGRKTFANMLKYIKMTASSNFGNVFSVLVASAFIPFLPMLPMHLLVQNLLYDFSQVAIPFDNVDPELVAQPQQWNPADIGRFMLFLGPVSSVFDIITFMVMAWVFKASTPEHQTLFQSGWFVEGLMTQTLVVHMIRTRRIPFLQSRPGGALMAMTLIIMAIGIFLPMGPLAHYFKLQALPWTYFPILALILLGYMGLTQAMKAFYSRRFGWQ; this is encoded by the coding sequence ATGGCCATCGCCACCCTTCAAGCGCTCTTTGCGGGCTTCATCCATTCGCGCGGCATCGGCCGCCACTTCCGCCGGCTGCTGATGCTGGAAGGCCTGCGCGAGGCCAGCCGCGGCCAGGCCTTGCCGCCCGCACTGGGCCCGACGCTGGCCCGTGCCGCCACTGAACCGCCTGCCGCGCTGCTGGCGCGCCTGGGTTCGCAGGCCGACGGTCTGAGCGCCTCGCAGGCCGAGGCCATCCGGGAACGGGTCGGCCCCAACGTGGTGGAGCAGGACAAGGCGCCGCCCTGGTGGCTGCACCTGTGGCACTGCTACCGCACGCCCTTCGACCTGCTGCTCACGCTGCTGGCCATCGTCAGCTACGTCACCGAGGACATGAAGGCCACCACCGTCATCGGTTCGATGGTGGTGCTGTCGGTGGCCATCCGCTTCGTGCAGGAGCGCAAGTCCAACAAGGCCGCCGACCAGCTCAAGGCCATGGTCAGCAACACCGCCACCGTGCTGCGCCAGGCCAAGGTGGAGCTGCCGATCGCCGAGCTGGTGCCGGGCGACGTGCTGCTGCTGTCGGCCGGCGACATGATCCCGGCCGACTGCCGGTTGCTGTCGGCCAAGGACTTGTTCGTCGCGCAGGCGGCGATGACCGGTGAATCGCTACCGGTGGAGAAGTTCGCCGCCCACCGTGGCACCGACACGGCCAACCCGCTGGACCTGGAGAACATCGTCTTCATGGGCACCAACGTGGTCTCGGGCTCGGCCACCGCGGTGGTGGTGGGCACCGGCGGCACCACCTACTTCGGCGCGCTCGCCCAGCGCGTCACCGCCACCGACCGCACGGTCACGCAGTTCCAGGCCGGCGTCAACCAGGTGGCCTGGCTGCTCATCCGCTTCATGTTCGTGATGGCGCCGCTGGTGCTGTTCATCAACGGCTTCACCAAGGGCGACTGGACCGAGGCTTTCCTCTTCGCCATGTCCATCGCCGTCGGCCTGACGCCCGAGATGCTGCCGATGATCGTCACCTCCACGCTGGCCAAGGGCGCGGTGCTGCTGTCGCGGCGCAAGGTCATCGTCAAGCGGCTGGACGCCATCCAGAACTTCGGTGCGATGGACGTGCTGTGCACCGACAAGACCGGCACGCTGACGCAGGACCGCATCTTCCTTTCGCGCCACACCGACATCTGGGGCGATGACTCGGACGAGGTGCTGGAGGCCGCCTACCTCAACAGCCACTACCAGACCGGCCTGAAGAACCTGCTTGACGTGGCGGTGCTGGAGCACACCGAGGTGGCCCGTGCGCTGGCGCCAGCCGCCAACTTCCGCAAGGTGGACGAGATCCCGTTCGACTTCCAGCGCCGCCGCATGTCGGTGGTGGTGGCCGAGAACGACGACCACCACCGCCTGATCTGCAAGGGCGCGGTGGAAGAGATCCTGGACGTGTGCCAGCAGGCCCGCCACGGCAGCGTGGACGAACCGCTGACCGACGAGCTGCTGGCCCGCGTGCGCCGCGTGACGGCCGCGCTCAACGACGACGGCCTGCGCGTGGTGGCCGTGGCCGCCAAGGACCTGCCGCCCACGCAGCAGGCCTACGGCGTGGCCGACGAATCGGGGCTGACGCTGATCGGCTACGTGGCCTTCCTCGATCCGCCGAAGTCTTCCACCCGGCCGGCGCTGCAGGCCCTGGCCGACCATGGCGTGAAGGTGAAGGTACTGACTGGCGACAACGAGCGGGTGACGGCCAAGATCTGCCGCGAGGTGGGCCTGCACGACGAAGCCACGGTGCTGGGCTCCGACGTGGAGCGCATGAGCGATGCCGAGCTGGCGCAGGCGGTGGAGGCGCATGCCATCTTTGCCAAGCTGACGCCGGCCCACAAGGAACGCATCGTGCGCACGCTCAAGGCCAATGGCCATGTGGTGGGCTTCATGGGTGACGGCATCAACGATGCGCCGGCCCTGCGTGCGGCCGACATCGGCATCTCGGTGGATTCGGCGGTGGACATCGCCAAGGAGGCGGCCGACATCATCCTGCTGGAAAAGAGCCTGATGGTGCTGGAAGAGGGCGTGGTGGAAGGGCGCAAGACCTTCGCCAACATGCTCAAGTACATCAAGATGACGGCCAGCTCCAACTTCGGCAACGTGTTCTCGGTGCTGGTGGCCAGCGCCTTCATCCCGTTCCTGCCGATGCTGCCGATGCACCTGCTGGTGCAGAACCTGCTGTACGACTTCTCGCAGGTGGCCATCCCGTTCGACAACGTCGACCCCGAGCTGGTGGCCCAGCCGCAGCAGTGGAATCCGGCGGACATCGGTCGCTTCATGCTGTTCCTCGGGCCGGTGAGCTCGGTGTTCGACATCATCACCTTCATGGTGATGGCCTGGGTGTTCAAGGCCAGCACGCCCGAGCACCAGACGCTGTTCCAGTCGGGCTGGTTCGTCGAAGGGCTGATGACGCAGACCCTGGTGGTGCACATGATCCGCACCCGCCGCATCCCGTTCCTGCAAAGCCGGCCGGGGGGCGCCTTGATGGCGATGACGCTGATCATCATGGCCATCGGCATCTTCCTGCCCATGGGCCCGCTGGCGCACTACTTCAAGCTGCAGGCGCTGCCGTGGACCTACTTCCCCATCCTGGCGCTCATCCTGCTGGGCTACATGGGGCTCACGCAGGCGATGAAGGCCTTTTACAGCCGGCGCTTCGGCTGGCAGTGA